ATAGACCGTCTCGCCTCCCATCCCGAGGTGGAGCTCGTGGCGCTTTTTTCGCCCGAGCATGGGATTCGCGGGGCCGCCGAGGCGGGCCAACCGATCGAGGACGGTGTGGACTCGGCCACGGGACTCCCGATTCATTCCCTCTACGGCGCAACCCTTCGCCCGACCCCCGAGATGCTCGAGGGGATCGAAGTCCTCCTCTTCGATATCCAGGACATCGGCACTCGATACTACACCTACATCTACACGATGGCGTACGCGATGGAAGGGGCGGCCGCCGCGGGGATTCCTTTCATCGTCCTCGACCGCCCGAATCCGATCGGGGGAGACCTCGTCCAGGGAAACGTCCTCGACGCCGAATTCTCTTCCTTCGTGGGGCTTTATCCGATCCCGATGCGGCACGGGATGACTCCCGCCGAGCTCGCGCGGCTCTTCCGCGACGAATTCGGAGTGGGGGCGACGCTCCACCAGATTCCGGCGGAGGGTTGGACGCGCGACATGCTTTTCTTCGATACGGGGCTCCCCTGGCGCCCTCCCTCCCCCAACATGCCGAACCTGGAGAGCGCGCTCCACTACCCCGGCACTTGCCTCTTCGAGGGCACGAATCTCTCCGTGGGAAGAGGGACGGATCGGGCCTTTCAATGGATCGGCGCTCCCTGGCTCGACGGAAGTGAGCTAGCTCAACGGATGACCGCCCTGGAGCTGCCGGGCGTGGCCTTCCACGCAGCGCGCTTCACACCGTCTTCGCCGGGCGATGGGAAGTTTGACGGGGTCGAGGTGGGAGGCGTGAGGCTGGAGGTCACCGACCCCCACGTCTACGACCCGACGCGTACCGGGGTCGCCCTCCTTATCGAGGCCCGAAGCCTTTCCGGCGCCTCTTGGAGCTGGGTGGAGGACCATTTCGACCGCCTCGCGGGGACCTATCGCCTCCGAATCGGTGTCGAAGAAGGGAGAAGCTGGACAGAGCTGGTCGCCGAATGGCAGGACCAACTGAGAGAATTCGAGGAAATCCGGCGCGAGCACTTACTTTATCCCTGATGCCATCGAATCCGGATCGCGAAACCATGAATCGATCGAGCCTGGTGGGGGTGGTCTTGCTGCTTGCCGCGGCGCCGCCGGCGGAAGCACAGCCTTGGCCCGGGCGGAGCGTTCCACTCCCAACGCTGGTCGAGCCAGCGATCGCCATCGTCCCCTTCGGGCCGGGCGAACGGGCCGAATATCAGGTCAAGCTCGGAATCTTCTCGGTCGGCGACGGGCTCATGGAAGTTTCCGGGATCGAGCCGGTGCGGGGGCGCCCTTCCTATCGCTTCTCCTGGCAGATCGAAGGGGGGATCCCCTTCGCGCGGGTGAACGACCACTTCCAGTCCTGGATGGACATCGAAACGCTGGCGAGCCGGCGCTTCATCCAGGAGATCCACGAGGTCCGTTACCACCGTTACCGCCATTTCGAGATCTATCCCGAAGAAGGGCGGTGGGAGCTTCTGGGTGCGGGGGAGGAGGAGGAGTTTACCGTCCCGATCCCCCTCGATGACATCGCCTTCGTATATTTCGTCCGCACCCTCCCTCTGGAAGTCGGGGAGACGTACGAGTTCGAGCTCTACTTTCGGCAGGACCGGAATCCGGTGACGCTCCAGGTCCTCCGGCGTGAACGGATCACGGTGCCTGCGGGGACCTTCGACACGATCGTCATTCGCCCGATCATCAAGTCGGATGGCCTGTTCGGGGAAGGAGGCGACGCGGAGCTCTACTTCACCGACGACGAGCGCCGCATGCTCGTCCGGCTGGAATCGAGGGTGCTCAGCATCGGTTCGCTTTCGCTCCACCTCCGGGAATACCGGGAGGGGCGCCCGCTCCGAACGGAGGCGGCGGCGCACTGACGCCGAAGTCGGCCGGGGGCGATGCGCCCCCTCGCTCCAAGGTGCCGTTTCCGCCTTCCCGTTTGAATGAGGGGCCCTTTGGTCCCCACCCCCCCGGTCCACCGTAGTAGGATGATCCTGGCCTCGCCCCGCCCTCTCGATATACCATTCTCATTACGTATTGAGAATGTACTCTCACCACGAGCCGGGGCGAGCCCATGCGCGCACCGGTCCTTCTGATTCTCGCCGCCCTGGCCCTCACCAACCGGGTGCGACCGCCGCAAGACGCAGGACGGCCACGGCGAGCCGGAACAGCTCGTCCTCCGCGACCGCGACTCCGGAGCCGTTCTCGCCATCTTCGACGGGGATTCCTGGGATGTCGCTGAGCTCCCCTCCCTCATCGTAGGAGGAGAGATCGAGGTGGAGACGACTTTTCTCGATCATGACAGCGACGAGATCCACCTCGGCGGGGAGTTCACCGCGAACGCAACCGCCTCACCTGCGGGCGTCATCGCGATCGCATCGCACGGGGACCACCTCGACATCGAGGCGCTCAGCGTGGGAAACGTGCAGGTGACCTTCCAGCTTTACCACGGGATTCACTCGGACTGGGACGCCGGGCCGATCGGGCTCGCCGTGACCGCGAACTGAACTCCGCGGCGTCGCCGCGCCACTCCGTCTCGCTCGAAGTCCGACGCGCCGACCTCAGGCGAGGGCGGCCGACGTGACCCCGCACTCCTCCGACACCCGGGCGAGGAAACCGTTTGAAAGCGCTGCCGTCACGGTGCCCACCCGGCCATCTCCGACCGGGCGGTCATCAATTCGGACGATCGGCCGGACCTCCGTGGTCGTTCCGGTGAGGAAGACCTCGGTAGCCTCGCGGAGCGCCTCGATCGGGGTCGCTCGCTCCTCTACTTCGAATCCCTCTTCGCGCGCGATCTCGAGCACGGCATTCCGCGTGATCCCGGGGAGGATCTGATTCGAGGTCGGATGTGTGCGCACGCTGCGACCGAAAACCACAAAAAGGTTGTTCAGCGCCCCTTCGAGCGCGATTCCGTCTCGCACGAGGATCGCGTCGCTCACTCCCGCCGTGCGCGCCGCCTGTTGGGCCATCGCGTTCGGGAGGAGCTGAAGCGTCTTAATGTCCACGCGTCCCCAGCGTCGGTCAGGGTACGTGACCGCCGCGACCCCTCTCTCCCAATCCGCCCGGCTGGGCCGCTGAAATCCTTTCGCGAAAGCGTAAGCCGTCGCGCGTGTACCCTCGGGAGGAAAGTGATGCGCGCGGGGTGCTTCTCCCCGCGTCACCTGTAGGTAGACCGCGGACATTTCCACGTCCCCCAGCCCGTTCCGCTCGAGGAGCTCGTGGTGAAGCGCCTCCACCTTCGAGACGTCGAACGAAATCGAGAGCTCGCCCAGCCCGAAACGAAGGCGATCCAGGTGGCGATCGAGGCGGAAGAAGCGGCCGCCGTAGGCTGGTGTCATCTCGTAGACTCCGTCCCCGAAGAGGAAGCCGCGGTCATCCACCGAGACGTGGGCCGCAGAGCGGGGGAGGAATTCTCCGTTCAGATATACGATGTCCGACACCAAAATCGTCCTCAGCGCAGGTCTTTATGTTCGAGGCGATCGAATTCCTCGAGGAGCTCGGCCTCCTGAATGTCACTGGCCTCGGATGTTCCACTCTTCGGCTTCTCCGCCTCCTTCGTGATTCCGTCTCCGGCCGTGATGCGCCGAACTTCGTCGTCGCTCGGCGGGAGGAGGCCCATCTCCCGCTTGAGGGCGAGGAGTCGTTCCTCCGCCTCGCCTCCGGACTCCAGCCGCGCGAACTCCTTCTCCAGGGTGTCGCCCGAAAGGCTCTCCGACACCTCCGCGACCGCTAGAGTGCGCATCTCTTCCGCCTCGATCCGCTCGGCCATCCGGTTGAAGGCGTCGAAGGCCGAATTGTCCGAGAGACCCGACATTGTCTCGTGAATCCGCTTCTGCGCCTGCGAACGCTTCTGTTTGGCGATGAGCAGGTTCCGCTTCCGCTTCGCCTCCTCGATCTTTTCGTTCAGCTGCCGAAGCGAAG
The window above is part of the Gemmatimonadota bacterium genome. Proteins encoded here:
- a CDS encoding DUF1343 domain-containing protein, translating into MRGQRGRLGAMRGASTALILGLSACAAHGDDAEASGIEETGVHAVRPGIDVLLDDSLHLVRGRRVGLITNQTGTDAAGVSSIDRLASHPEVELVALFSPEHGIRGAAEAGQPIEDGVDSATGLPIHSLYGATLRPTPEMLEGIEVLLFDIQDIGTRYYTYIYTMAYAMEGAAAAGIPFIVLDRPNPIGGDLVQGNVLDAEFSSFVGLYPIPMRHGMTPAELARLFRDEFGVGATLHQIPAEGWTRDMLFFDTGLPWRPPSPNMPNLESALHYPGTCLFEGTNLSVGRGTDRAFQWIGAPWLDGSELAQRMTALELPGVAFHAARFTPSSPGDGKFDGVEVGGVRLEVTDPHVYDPTRTGVALLIEARSLSGASWSWVEDHFDRLAGTYRLRIGVEEGRSWTELVAEWQDQLREFEEIRREHLLYP
- a CDS encoding DUF3108 domain-containing protein, producing the protein MNRSSLVGVVLLLAAAPPAEAQPWPGRSVPLPTLVEPAIAIVPFGPGERAEYQVKLGIFSVGDGLMEVSGIEPVRGRPSYRFSWQIEGGIPFARVNDHFQSWMDIETLASRRFIQEIHEVRYHRYRHFEIYPEEGRWELLGAGEEEEFTVPIPLDDIAFVYFVRTLPLEVGETYEFELYFRQDRNPVTLQVLRRERITVPAGTFDTIVIRPIIKSDGLFGEGGDAELYFTDDERRMLVRLESRVLSIGSLSLHLREYREGRPLRTEAAAH
- a CDS encoding aminotransferase class IV, with product MSDIVYLNGEFLPRSAAHVSVDDRGFLFGDGVYEMTPAYGGRFFRLDRHLDRLRFGLGELSISFDVSKVEALHHELLERNGLGDVEMSAVYLQVTRGEAPRAHHFPPEGTRATAYAFAKGFQRPSRADWERGVAAVTYPDRRWGRVDIKTLQLLPNAMAQQAARTAGVSDAILVRDGIALEGALNNLFVVFGRSVRTHPTSNQILPGITRNAVLEIAREEGFEVEERATPIEALREATEVFLTGTTTEVRPIVRIDDRPVGDGRVGTVTAALSNGFLARVSEECGVTSAALA
- a CDS encoding PspA/IM30 family protein — its product is MSIFQKLSTLFRSNINDLIARAEHPEKMLNQIILDMRDQLARAKREVAGAIADERKLRVQVEDEAKQSRDWEKRAVLAVQEGRDDLAKQALLRQSEHGERTNSLRQTWQAQANETEKLKTSLRQLNEKIEEAKRKRNLLIAKQKRSQAQKRIHETMSGLSDNSAFDAFNRMAERIEAEEMRTLAVAEVSESLSGDTLEKEFARLESGGEAEERLLALKREMGLLPPSDDEVRRITAGDGITKEAEKPKSGTSEASDIQEAELLEEFDRLEHKDLR